In Chanodichthys erythropterus isolate Z2021 chromosome 11, ASM2448905v1, whole genome shotgun sequence, a single window of DNA contains:
- the LOC137030874 gene encoding cytosolic beta-glucosidase translates to MSLLDVTVFPKDFAWGAATAAYQIEGGWNVDGRGPSIWDTFCHAKGRVFEDHTGDVACNSYQLWKEDLKCIQQLGLTHYRLSISWSRLLPDGTTNHVNPKGVAYYNKVIDDLISCNVTPMITLWHLDLPQALQDLGGWNSTDIADIFESYARFCFKTFGDRVKLWITLNEPYVCAKLGHEDGKFAPGIKDPGISVYLAGHNMLRAHTKAWHTYNDHFRSLQGGQVSLALNSDWAEPLDPGCPKDAAATERYEAFTLGWFAWPVFCTGDYPESMRFRIETRSLDVGYKQGLRLPHFSKEEHTPLGTADFFALNYYTSRKVKDLSSASKNNKLSFVGDQGAEGVVDPSWPICGVQWLAVVPDGLRKLLKYIKDTYTSLPIYITENGFSQMGPVQIEDADRSQFYQDTLQEVGKAISQDGVNVKGYFAWSLLDNFEWNDGFSVRFGLFHVDFSTPELKRTIYRSGREYAAVISKHRSQTKLKSI, encoded by the exons atgtctttactggaTGTCACCGTATTTCCAAAAGACTTTGCGTGGGGAGCTGCGACTGCTGCTTATCAAATAGAAG GAGGCTGGAATGTGGATGGTAGAGGTCCCAGCATATGGGACACATTCTGCCATGCCAAAGGACGGGTGTTTGAAGACCACACTGGAGATGTAGCCTGTAACAGCTATCAGCTCTGGAAAGAAGACCTGAAATGTATCCAACAGCTTGGTCTCACCCATTACCGTCTGTCCATATCCTGGTCACGGCTCCTTCCCGATGGAACCACAAATCATGTCAATCCGAAAG GTGTGGCGTATTATAACAAAGTGATCGACGATTTGATTTCTTGTAATGTGACGCCCATGATCACATTGTGGCACCTGGACCTACCTCAAGCCTTACAGGATCTTGGTGGATGGAACTCGACAGATATTGCTGACATCTTTGAAAGTTATGCCAGGTTTTGCTTTAAGACCTTTGGGGACAGAGTAAAGCTCTGGATAACACTGAATGAGCCCTATGTTTGTGCCAAGTTGGGCCATGAGGATGGCAAATTTGCCCCTGGGATCAAAGATCCAGGAATATCAGTCTACTTGGCTGGGCATAACATGCTGCGTGCCCACACCAAAGCCTGGCATACTTATAATGATCATTTCAGGTCTTTACAAGGAGGGCAAGTGTCTCTTGCTCTGAACAGTGACTGGGCAGAGCCGTTGGACCCGGGCTGTCCTAAAGATGCTGCAGCCACTGAGCGCTACGAGGCTTTCACTCTGGGCTGGTTTGCCTGGCCTGTGTTTTGCACAGGAGATTACCCAGAGTCCATGAGGTTCAGGATTGAGACTAGGAGCTTGGATGTGGGATACAAGCAGGGCTTACGGCTACCACACTTCTCAAAGGAAGAGCACACTCCTCTGGGTACAGCGGATTTCTTTGCACTGAACTATTACACGTCTCGGAAAGTAAAAGATCTAAGTAGTGCTAGTAAGAACAACAAGCTCAGTTTTGTGGGGGATCAGGGGGCAGAGGGGGTTGTTGACCCATCATGGCCCATATGTGGGGTTCAATGGTTGGCTGTTGTTCCTGACGGATTGCGGAAATTGCTAAAATATATAAAg gacacCTATACCAGTCTGCCCATCTATATCACAGAAAATGGCTTTTCACAGATGGGCCCAGTTCAGATTGAAGATGCCGACCGCTCTCAGTTTTACCAGGACACTCTGCAGGAAGTTGGCAAAG CTATCAGTCAAGATGGAGTGAATGTAAAGGGATATTTTGCCTGGTCACTGCTGGATAACTTTGAGTGGAACGATGGCTTCAGTGTGCGCTTCGGCTTGTTTCACGTGGATTTCTCTACACCTGAACTGAAGCGCACCATTTACCGCTCAGGTAGAGAGTATGCTGCTGTGATATCCAAGCATCGCTCTCAGACCAAACTGAAGAGCATTTAA